Proteins encoded in a region of the Nicotiana tomentosiformis chromosome 9, ASM39032v3, whole genome shotgun sequence genome:
- the LOC138898515 gene encoding uncharacterized protein: MAHREIGMDPGEGTNRSPPGQRDRFPLEAHSESPGDAVPPASPVPLVPEAARDTGPPAPIVPPSEIGEQGMREAVQLLTRMVSIHERQLESGEDARRDRIGSSTVREFLHLAPPLFTGSSSTEDPQDFIDHMYRVLRVMHASVTEAVELASFRLRDVAVLWYEAWERSRGPDAPPAEWEDFSEAF, encoded by the exons ATGGCACATCGAGAGATAGGTATGGATCCGGGAGAAGGTACCAATCGTTCTCCACCGGGTCAGAGGGATAGATTTCCCTTAGAGGCTCACAGTGAGTCTCCA GGAGATGCAGTACCCCCAGCCTCACCAGTTCCATTGGTACCTGAGGCAGCTAGAGACACAGGACCTCCAGCACCTATTGTTCCCCCATCAGAGATTGGGGAGCAGGGGATGAGGGAGGCTGTTCAGTTGCTGACTAGGATGGTTTCTATTCATGAGCGACAGCTAGAGTCAGGAGAAGATGCCCGGAGAGATCGGATAGGAAGCTCGACGGTACGAGAGTTTCTTCACTTGGCCCCTCCATTATTTACAGGATCCAGTTCcactgaggatccccaggactttataGACCATATGTATAGAGTATTGAGGGTGATGCATGCCTCCGTCACCGAGGCTGTGGAGTTGGCTTCTTTTCGACTACGTGATGTAGCCGTCCTATGGTATGAGGCATGGGAGAGATCTAGAGGACCTGATGCTCCGCCAGCAGAGTGGGAGGACTTCTCTGAGGCTTTTTAG
- the LOC138898514 gene encoding uncharacterized protein produces the protein MSVRDYSHKFNSLARYAPDIVRTMRARVHHYVDGLGDHLIRDCRVASLSDDVDISCIQAFAQTIEDLSRRIRDTRRDREQSKRARTMGSYREPRVDFRPPLHRYPPRSAGSFPPQMQGQRFDRYIQSGPGQSSGQPEGRLQERSAQMRQLTPPCTQCGRGAPAQPSGFTAASSPSVRAPRPGPQSTQGRGRGRGGGDTSGSSGGQNRFYALTGRQDSEASPDVVTGILTIHSHAIYALMDPGSTFSYITPFIAGKLDMRSELLPQPVEVSTPVGDSIVANHVYRDCTVLINDRPSSVDLVELVMLDFDVIMGMDWLAACYANIDCHAKLSNAPAAFMDLMNRVFKPFLDEFVIVFIDDILIYSRSEAEHTDHLRAVLQTLQDYRLYAKFSKSNIVADALSRKSMGSLSHVEADKVKMTKYLCQLASLKVRLVDAEGGCILVQNTAKSSFVTEVKERQHEDPELIKLRESIPQQRQPLFELTGDGVLRYQGRLCVPSVGELRAKILSEAHYSRYAVHPGATKMYRDLRQIYWWNGIKKDIAEMVAQCPNCQQVKAEHQRPGGLTQCIEFPLWKWDMINMDFITGLPRTPQRYDSIWVIIDRLTKSAHLLPVRMTYLAEDYAKLYIREIVRLHGVPLSIISDRGAQFTAYFWKYFQKGLGTQVNLSTAFHPQTDRQAERNIQTVEDMLRVCMLDFKGSWDDHLPLIEFAYNNSFQASIQMAPYEALYGRKCRSPIGWFEVGEAELLGPNLVQQAMEKEVPVVILDRQVRKLRTKEVASVKVLWRNNNIEEMTWEAEEEMRKKYPHLFMT, from the exons ATGAGTGTGAGGGATTATAGCCATAAGTTTAATTCTTTGGCAAGGTATGCACCAGATATAGTACGTACCATGAGGGCCAGAGTTCATCATTATGTGGATGGTTTGGGGGATCATCTGATTAGAGACTGTAGGGTTGCATCCCTATCGGATGATGTAGATATTTCCTGCATACAGGCTTTCGCTCAGACTATAGAGGACCTTTCCCGTCGGATTCGTGATACTCGCAGGGATAGGGAGCAGAGTAAGAGGGCTCGTACTATGGGGTCTTATAGGGAGCCAAGAGTTGATTTTAGGCCCCCACTCCATCGATATCCACCTCGGTCAGCAGGTAGTTTCCCACCACAGATGCAGGGCCAGCGGTTTGATCGTTATATTCAGTCAGGACCGGGGCAGAGCTCAGGCCAGCCTGAGGGCCGTCTACAGGAGCGTTCTGCACAGATGAGACAGCTTACTCCTCCATGTACTCAGTGCG GCAGAGGTGCACCAGCTCAGCCTTCAGGATTCACAGCAGCCTCTTCGCCCTCAGTCCGTGCTCCCCGACCAGGTCCACAGTCTACTCAGGGCCGTGGTAGGGGGAGAGGTGGAGGAGACACCTCAGGTTCTAGTGGTGGCCAGAATCGCTTTTATGCACTCACAGGCCGACAGGATTCAGAGGCAtccccagatgttgtcacaggtatattgacaatacattctcatgccatttatgcattgatggatcccggctctacattttcatatattactccatttattgctGGTAAGCTTGACATGAGATCTGAGTTGTTGCCACAGCCAGTTGAGGTGTCTACGCCAGTTGGCGACTCTATTGTAGCTAATCATGTCTATCGAGATTGTACAGTGTTAATTAATGACCGTCCATCCTCTGTTGATTTAGTTGAATTGGTTATGTTAGACTTCGATGTcattatgggtatggattggttggcagcttgttatgctaatattgattgtcatgcaaa GCTttcaaatgccccagcagcctttatggatcttatgaaccgggtattcaaaccattcttggatgaatttgtgattgtgtttattgacgacatcctgataTATTCACGATCGGAAGCCGAGCATACGGATCACTTGCGAGCTGTATTGCAGACTCTCCAGGACTAcaggttatatgctaaattctctaaat CTAATATTGTTGCTGATGCCCTTAGCCGGAAGTCCATGGGCAGTCTAAGCCATGTTGAAGCTGATAAGGTCAAGATGACCAAATATCTATGCCAGCTAGCTAGTTTGAAGGTGCGTTTGGTAGATGCAGAGGGTGGATGCATTCTCGTTCAGAATACGGCAAAATCTTCTTTTGTTACTGAAGTGAAAGAGCGACAACACGAGGATCCTGAGCTTATAAAACTGAGGGAAAGTATTCCACAGCAGCGACAACCTTTATTTGAGCTAACTggagatggagtccttagatacCAGGGCCGCTTATGTGTACCGTCAGTAGGAGAGCTCCGTGCCAAGATTCTTTCGGAGGCCCATTATTCTAGATATGCAGTTCATCCcggagcgacaaagatgtatcgggaccttcgacagatctattggtggaatggaaTCAAAAAAGATATCGCGGAGATGGTAGCCCAATGTCCCAACTGCCAGCAAGTTAAAGCCGAACATCAGAGGCCTGGAGGCCTAACTCAGTGTATTGAGTTTCCATTATGGAAATGGGACATGATAAATATGGACTTCATCACTGGTTTGCCTCGCACTCCACAGAGGTATGATTCtatttgggtaattattgataggcttacaaaatctgCTCATTTACTGCCAGTCAGGATGACATATTTAGCCGAGGATTATGCCAAgctttacattcgagagattgttcgccttcatggagtgccattatctattatctctgatcgaggggctcaatttacagcatatttttggaaatattttcagaagggtctaggcacgcaggtaaatcttagcaccgcTTTTCATCCGCAAACTGATAGACAGGCAGAGCGTAATATTCAGAcagttgaggatatgttacgtgtaTGCATGCTAGATTTTAAAggaagttgggatgatcatctacctcttattgagttcgcttataataacagcttccaagctagtattcagatggctccttacgaaGCACTATACGGGCGGAAGTGTAGGTCGCCGATCGGTTGGTTCGAGGTCGGGGAAGCAGAGTTGTTAGGTCCTAACTTAGTCCAGCAAGCAATGGAAAAAG AGGTACCAGTagttattttagatcggcaggtaaggaagcttcgaactaaagaagtggcttccgtgaaagtgttatggcgaaataaCAACATCGAGGAAATGACCTGGGAAGCTGAGGAGGAAATGAGGAAGAAGTACCCCCACCTATTTATGACTTAA
- the LOC104111750 gene encoding 3-ketoacyl-CoA thiolase 2, peroxisomal has translation MEKAIERQRVLLQHLRPSQTSSSLENIESSIAASVCSAGDSAAYQRTSVFGDDVVIVAAYRTPLCKAKRGGFKDTYPDDLLAPVLKALMEKTNLSPSEVGDIVVGTVLAPGSQRASECRMAAFYAGFPETVPVRTVNRQCSSGLQAVADVAAAIKAGFYDIGIGAGLESMTANPMAWEGSVNPKVKMMAQAQDCLLPMGITSENVAHRFGVTRQEQDQAAVDSHRKAAAASASGKFKDEIIPVPTKIVDPKTGDETPVTISVDDGIRPNASVSDLAKLKPVFKKSGTTTAGNSSQVTDGAGAVLLMKRSLAMQKGLPILGVFRTFAAVGVDPAIMGIGPAVAIPAAVKSAGLELEDIDLFEINEAFASQYVYCRKKLELDPEKINVNGGAMALGHPLGATGARCVATLLHEMKRRGKDCRFGVVSMCIGTGMGAAAVFERGDSCDELCNARKIGSHNLLSKDAL, from the exons ATGGAGAAAGCAATTGAGAGACAAAGAGTTCTTCTTCAACACCTTCGTCCTTCTCAAACTTCTTCTTCCTTGGAAAATATTGAATCATCCATTGCT GCATCTGTATGCTCTGCTGGAGACAGTGCTGCTTACCAAAGGACCTCTGTCTTTGGAGATGATGTCGTCATAGTCGC TGCATATAGGACTCCTCTTTGCAAAGCAAAGAGAGGCGGCTTCAAGGATACTTATCCTGATGATTTACTTGCTCCAGTTCTAAAG GCGTTGATGGAAAAGACTAATCTGAGCCCTAGTGAAGTTGGGGATATTGTTGTCGGCACGGTGTTGGCCCCAGGTTCCCAGAGAGCAAGCGAGTGCAGGATGGCTGCATTTTATGCTGGTTTTCCTG AAACTGTGCCAGTTAGAACTGTAAACCGGCAATGTTCATCAGGCCTTCAAGCAGTTGCTGATGTAGCTGCAGCTATTAAAGCTGGATTTTATGACATTG GTATTGGCGCTGGATTGGAGTCTATGACCGCAAACCCAATGGCTTGGGAAGGATCAGTCAACCCAAAA GTTAAGATGATGGCACAAGCTCAAGACTGTCTTCTTCCTATGGGTATTACTTCTGAGAATGTTGCACATCGTTTTGGTGTGACAAGGCAGGAACAAGACCAGGCTGCA GTTGATTCGCATCGTAAGGCTGCTGCAGCCTCTGCTTCCGGAAAATTCAAAGATGAAATAATTCCTGTACCCACTAAG ATTGTTGATCCAAAAACCGGAGATGAGACACCGGTAACGATCTCTGTTGATGATGGTATACGGCCAAATGCCTCTGTTTCAGACTTGGCAAAGTTAAAGCCAGTGTTCAAGAAGAGTGGAACTACTACTGCTG GGAACTCTAGCCAAGTCACTGATGGTGCTGGAGCTGTACTACTTATGAAAAGAAGTCTTGCAATGCAAAAGGGACTTCCTATCCTTGGTGTATTCAG GACCTTTGCTGCCGTGGGTGTAGACCCTGCCATTATGGGAATTGGTCCAGCTGTTGCAATTCCTGCTGCTGTCAAATCCGCAGGCCTTGAACTTGAAGATATTGATCTCTTTGAGATAAATGAG GCATTCGCATCACAATATGTCTATTGCCGTAAGAAGCTGGAACTTGACCCAGAGAAGATCAACGTTAATGGAGGTGCAATGGCCCTCGGGCATCCTTTGGGCGCTACAG GAGCACGATGCGTTGCAACTCTGTTGCACGAGATGAAACGTCGCGGAAAGGACTGCCGATTTGGTGTGGTGTCCATGTGCATAG GCACTGGAATGGGGGCAGCTGCTGTCTTTGAAAGAGGAGACTCCTGTGATGAGCTATGCAATGCCCGAAAAATTGGAAGCCACAATCTCTTATCTAAGGATGCTCTATAA